A single region of the Coregonus clupeaformis isolate EN_2021a chromosome 16, ASM2061545v1, whole genome shotgun sequence genome encodes:
- the LOC123492716 gene encoding RNA-binding protein 25-like codes for ERPKRERDRERERDREREESDERERERERPRERERPREIRERDRERKTRRERERPREKYRRKRERERERETDRESERERETDRERERERETTDRERDTQTERERERETERETPDRERDRERERPRERERPRERERDRERERETERERERPRERERDRERERPRERERPRERQRQRQRPRERQRQRPRPRERDRHRDRERERDRDRERERDRERERDRERERDQERERDRERERDGDRERERPRE; via the exons gagagaccgaagagagagagagaccgagagagagagagagaccgagagagagaagagagtgacgagagagagagagagagagagagaccgagagagagagagagaccgagagagatccgagagagagaccgagagagga agaccaggagagagagagagagaccgagagagaaatatagaagaaagagagagagagagagagagagagagacagaccgagagagtgagagagagagagagacagaccgagagagagagagagagagagagaccaccgaccgagagagagacacacagaccgagagagagagagagagagagaccgagagagagacaccagacagagagagagacagagagagagagagaccgagagagagagagagaccgagagagagagagagagaccgagagagagagagagagaccgagagagagagagagagaccgagagagagagagagagaccgagagagagagagaccgagagagagagagagaccgagagagagacagagacagagacagagaccgagagagagacagagacagagaccgagaccgagagagagagacagacacagagaccgagagagagagagagacagagaccgagagagagagagagaccgagagagagagagagaccgagagagagagagagaccaagagagagagagagacagagagagagagagagacggagaccgagagagagagagaccgagagag